GTTCTAGGGAAGCTTGTCCAAAAGCGATAGGAATATATGGCGGGAAGCGTGGAAGAACGATTAGAAGACCTATATACGATGTTCCAAAATGACGAGGTGAAAGCGATCATTACTACTATTGGTGGAACATGTTCCCACTATTAGAGTATCTCGATTACGA
This region of Bacillus sp. (in: firmicutes) genomic DNA includes:
- a CDS encoding LD-carboxypeptidase — translated: MEERLEDLYTMFQNDEVKAIITTIGGTCSHY